The Synechocystis sp. PCC 7509 genome includes a window with the following:
- a CDS encoding class I SAM-dependent methyltransferase, with protein sequence MVSFPAWYFNEFNMAGVDFEDTAQVEAYDRNQTASTLDKEQDLVARLGIAAEHSVIDLGAGTGNFALQASLTGASVHAVDISKTMLTYAQSKAQKAGVTNISFHQAGFLSYEHQNNLADFVVTKNALHILPDFWKLTSSPTLRYGDS encoded by the coding sequence ATGGTTTCTTTCCCCGCTTGGTATTTTAATGAGTTCAATATGGCTGGTGTTGACTTCGAGGATACAGCGCAAGTTGAAGCTTATGATCGCAATCAAACTGCAAGTACATTAGATAAAGAGCAGGATTTAGTTGCTCGATTAGGGATTGCTGCGGAGCATTCTGTTATCGATTTGGGTGCAGGTACAGGTAATTTTGCCCTCCAAGCCTCACTTACTGGCGCTTCTGTCCATGCTGTTGATATCTCAAAAACGATGCTTACTTATGCTCAGAGTAAAGCGCAAAAAGCAGGTGTTACTAATATTAGTTTTCATCAAGCAGGATTTTTAAGTTACGAACATCAAAACAATTTAGCTGATTTTGTTGTCACCAAAAATGCACTTCACATTTTGCCTGATTTCTGGAAATTGACCTCCTCCCCGACCTTAAGGTACGGGGATTCCTAA
- a CDS encoding DNA cytosine methyltransferase, with amino-acid sequence MPRTAFFILDYVKILQYKQPLFFLAENVSGILHKKYHSSIENIVIF; translated from the coding sequence TTGCCGAGGACAGCTTTTTTTATTTTAGATTATGTAAAAATTTTGCAATATAAACAGCCATTATTTTTCTTAGCTGAAAATGTCTCAGGAATACTTCATAAAAAATATCATAGCTCTATTGAAAATATTGTTATTTTTTAA
- a CDS encoding RNA 2'-phosphotransferase — protein sequence MNGSQLVKISRYLSKHLRHQPDRLGIELLPGGWVSIDQLLTACEKNSFPISRLQLEEVVATNDKQRFAFDSTGTLIRANQGHSVEVDLQLEPVIPPEVLYHGTGESAIAQIMQTGLSKMSRHHVHLSTDRATSLNVGARHGKPVVLAVDATVMHQSGYTFYCSANGVWLVDSVPPEYLQQLD from the coding sequence ATGAATGGTTCTCAATTAGTAAAAATCAGTAGGTATCTTAGCAAACATCTACGCCATCAACCCGATCGCTTAGGGATTGAACTTTTACCTGGTGGTTGGGTTTCTATAGACCAATTATTAACTGCTTGTGAGAAAAATTCCTTCCCAATTAGCCGTCTTCAGCTTGAGGAAGTTGTCGCCACCAACGATAAACAACGCTTTGCTTTCGATTCTACAGGTACTCTAATTCGCGCCAATCAAGGACACAGCGTAGAGGTAGATTTGCAACTAGAACCTGTGATTCCGCCAGAGGTGCTTTATCATGGTACGGGTGAGAGTGCGATCGCTCAAATTATGCAGACAGGGTTGAGCAAAATGTCTCGCCATCACGTACATTTATCTACAGATAGAGCGACTTCGCTTAATGTCGGCGCAAGACATGGTAAACCTGTAGTTTTGGCGGTAGATGCGACGGTGATGCACCAGTCAGGTTATACATTTTACTGTTCGGCTAATGGGGTATGGCTAGTTGATAGCGTTCCACCAGAGTATTTGCAACAGTTGGATTAA
- a CDS encoding AAA family ATPase, with the protein MGVRHFSNYESNPQYREVKDRDLLGAGWKPLQREIDLGYLWQVASSDPGELTHQTIDLVSDLADAITRTNHSWWANILNVFSDYTRSDINEFWDYITPEPPAPDYNYKDVLSTATPITQEVSRDSIPIDYVLNRLQEITVLKVLEILGHPDSITQRFQDRYFYYPVERFVDWKSLENVGVVLAYWSKYELWLQISHAGLTQRQFTLIAKELGQIVNKATYNLAVMLSGYQSRVGKVNSQFPINTFPRNIQSFTDTVQQAILEQDHLAVLVQGDPGTGKTAWTQAVAKEILMPLGYVIFILDHDAVENFVPPSYLERICLIINEADNLAQNRANIAAQSNNKTEHILSLLDGTLYQSVIDEAGIQSQQKLVVLMTCNTTERLDPAMLRKGRVDLIYEFTQRFI; encoded by the coding sequence ATGGGCGTTAGACACTTTAGCAATTATGAAAGCAATCCTCAATACCGCGAAGTCAAAGATCGAGATTTATTAGGCGCTGGTTGGAAACCATTGCAGAGGGAGATAGATTTAGGCTATCTTTGGCAGGTTGCAAGTAGCGATCCTGGCGAACTTACCCACCAAACTATAGATTTAGTTAGCGATCTTGCGGACGCTATTACTCGTACTAATCATAGCTGGTGGGCAAATATCTTAAACGTTTTTTCTGATTACACTCGTTCGGATATAAACGAATTTTGGGACTACATCACCCCCGAACCACCAGCGCCAGATTATAACTACAAAGATGTTTTGAGTACAGCAACGCCTATCACTCAAGAAGTTAGCCGCGACAGCATTCCGATTGATTACGTCCTCAATCGCTTGCAAGAAATTACCGTGCTTAAAGTGCTAGAAATATTAGGTCATCCCGATTCTATTACTCAACGCTTTCAAGATCGGTATTTTTATTATCCTGTAGAGCGATTTGTTGATTGGAAAAGCTTAGAAAATGTCGGTGTAGTTTTAGCTTATTGGTCTAAATACGAGCTTTGGCTGCAAATAAGTCATGCAGGTTTAACTCAGAGACAATTTACCTTAATTGCTAAAGAATTAGGGCAAATAGTTAACAAAGCTACTTACAATTTGGCAGTCATGTTAAGCGGTTATCAAAGCCGTGTAGGAAAAGTTAATAGTCAGTTTCCAATTAATACATTTCCTAGAAATATTCAAAGTTTTACAGATACAGTACAGCAAGCAATTTTAGAGCAAGATCATTTGGCTGTTTTAGTCCAAGGCGATCCAGGTACGGGTAAAACTGCTTGGACGCAAGCGGTAGCTAAAGAAATTTTGATGCCTTTGGGATATGTAATTTTTATATTAGACCATGATGCGGTAGAAAACTTTGTACCACCTAGTTATTTAGAGCGGATTTGTTTAATTATTAATGAGGCAGATAATTTAGCTCAAAATAGAGCAAATATAGCTGCTCAATCTAACAATAAAACTGAGCATATTTTGAGTTTACTAGACGGTACTTTGTATCAAAGCGTGATTGATGAAGCAGGTATTCAATCACAGCAAAAGTTAGTTGTGTTAATGACTTGCAATACTACCGAAAGACTAGATCCAGCTATGTTACGTAAAGGTAGAGTTGATTTAATTTACGAATTTACTCAGCGTTTTATTTAG
- a CDS encoding DUF6679 family protein, whose protein sequence is MLHRKIYQLCCDGREVSIFLRDQQRWIERARIIDIEGDLVTLRHEIDDEDEVSSWEEMIRLESIGAISQKLASVPRGNFDPLISDDCPEAERIPNHHNDSNPE, encoded by the coding sequence ATGCTACACCGCAAGATTTATCAACTGTGTTGCGATGGGCGTGAAGTATCTATTTTCTTAAGAGATCAGCAACGCTGGATTGAACGCGCCCGCATCATCGATATAGAAGGAGATTTAGTAACTTTACGTCACGAAATTGATGACGAGGATGAAGTTTCTTCTTGGGAAGAAATGATTCGTTTAGAAAGTATTGGTGCGATATCTCAAAAACTAGCATCTGTACCTAGAGGTAATTTTGACCCTCTTATTTCTGACGACTGCCCAGAGGCAGAGCGAATTCCTAATCATCACAACGATTCAAATCCTGAGTAA
- a CDS encoding DNA cytosine methyltransferase, translated as MSRSQVRSWDELSFTIQAGGRYAPIHPQASKMIDVGLDKWIFDPKSPAQYRKLTIRECARVQTFPDNFIFYYKNIIAAYKMIENVVSVNFSYTLAQAIKKDLFSKEQKQNNEYINYLPTQISLSFIYPSYVRLRKL; from the coding sequence ATGTCACGAAGTCAAGTTCGTTCTTGGGATGAACTCTCTTTCACGATTCAAGCTGGTGGTCGTTATGCTCCCATTCATCCGCAAGCAAGTAAAATGATTGATGTAGGACTAGATAAGTGGATTTTCGACCCTAAATCTCCAGCACAATACAGAAAATTGACTATTCGAGAGTGTGCAAGAGTTCAAACTTTCCCAGATAACTTTATTTTTTATTATAAAAATATAATTGCAGCCTATAAAATGATTGAAAATGTTGTTTCTGTCAATTTTAGTTATACGCTCGCCCAAGCTATAAAGAAAGATTTATTTAGTAAAGAGCAAAAACAAAACAATGAGTATATAAACTATTTGCCAACACAAATTAGCTTAAGTTTTATATATCCATCTTATGTCAGACTCCGAAAACTTTGA
- a CDS encoding HNH endonuclease — protein sequence MTSTAHILDRTVVVFSRNYLPISSVNIRRAIALIVLGKAEALDFGSETWFVRSPNLVIAVPQHLRLTIASTERIWKIPPVNRREVLKRDNQSCQYCGSNKRLTLDHVIPVSKGGEHKWDNVVTACESCNQRKRDRTPLEAGMPLHTKPKAPMHPTVAFAENFWHGESAYSP from the coding sequence GTTCTCTAGAAATTATTTACCGATTAGCAGCGTCAATATCAGACGGGCGATCGCGCTGATAGTATTGGGAAAAGCCGAAGCCCTAGATTTTGGCAGCGAGACTTGGTTTGTAAGGTCGCCTAATTTGGTTATTGCTGTCCCCCAGCACCTCCGCTTAACGATTGCCAGCACTGAGCGGATTTGGAAAATTCCCCCAGTAAATCGGCGCGAGGTTTTGAAACGAGATAACCAAAGTTGCCAATACTGCGGTAGCAACAAGCGTTTGACATTGGATCATGTAATTCCGGTGTCCAAAGGCGGCGAACATAAGTGGGATAACGTCGTCACAGCTTGCGAATCCTGCAATCAACGCAAGCGCGATCGCACCCCTCTTGAAGCGGGGATGCCGCTACATACCAAACCAAAAGCCCCCATGCACCCGACGGTGGCTTTTGCTGAAAATTTTTGGCACGGCGAAAGTGCCTACTCCCCATAG
- a CDS encoding PAP/fibrillin family protein, translated as MFGKLALMEAIAGKNRGLLATEPEKVAILGAIAQLEERNPTSSPVEASELLEGDWRLLYTTSSGLLNIDRFPLLKLGQIYQSIRVQTSSIYNIAEIYGLPYLEGLVSVAAKFEPLSQRRVQVKFKRSILGLQRLISYQSPASFIQQIEQGQKFAAVDFALDSREQQGWLDITYLDNDLRIGRGNEGSVFVLTKV; from the coding sequence ATGTTTGGAAAATTAGCACTCATGGAAGCGATCGCAGGGAAAAATCGCGGGTTACTAGCAACAGAGCCAGAAAAAGTGGCAATATTAGGCGCGATCGCTCAATTAGAGGAGCGCAACCCTACATCGAGTCCTGTAGAGGCTTCTGAGCTACTAGAGGGCGACTGGCGACTGCTTTATACTACAAGTTCCGGTTTACTAAATATCGATCGATTTCCTTTATTAAAACTTGGTCAAATCTATCAATCAATTCGAGTTCAAACTAGCAGTATTTACAACATTGCCGAAATCTACGGCTTACCTTATTTAGAAGGATTAGTAAGCGTAGCGGCGAAATTTGAACCCCTCTCCCAACGACGAGTGCAAGTAAAATTCAAGCGCTCGATCTTGGGTTTGCAACGCTTAATTAGCTACCAATCCCCGGCTAGTTTTATTCAACAAATTGAGCAGGGACAAAAGTTCGCCGCCGTTGATTTTGCTTTAGATAGCCGCGAACAACAAGGATGGCTAGATATCACGTACTTAGATAATGATTTGCGAATTGGGCGCGGCAATGAAGGCAGCGTATTTGTACTAACTAAAGTTTAA
- a CDS encoding Uma2 family endonuclease, giving the protein MTTVTPKRFSLAEYHRLIELGFFQGNERVELIRGQIIQMAAKGTPHSVCNTLLFGELFTLLQGQATIRNQEPIILGNDSEPEPDLVIVRNRGDRYLDSHPGIADILLVIEVSDSTLKYDQETKLSLYAESGIDNYWLFNLVANCLEAYSQPFQITGKFEYARKQVYLPSAAINLPFSTVTLDLSKVFP; this is encoded by the coding sequence ATGACTACAGTTACTCCAAAACGTTTTTCTTTAGCAGAATATCACCGTTTAATTGAGTTGGGTTTTTTTCAAGGAAACGAGCGAGTTGAGTTAATTAGAGGTCAAATTATCCAAATGGCAGCAAAAGGTACGCCTCATTCTGTTTGTAATACGCTGTTATTTGGTGAATTATTTACTCTTTTGCAAGGACAAGCAACTATACGCAACCAAGAACCAATTATTTTAGGTAATGATAGCGAACCCGAACCTGATTTAGTTATAGTTCGCAATCGAGGCGATCGCTATTTAGATAGTCATCCTGGTATTGCAGATATTTTATTAGTAATTGAGGTGTCAGATTCAACTCTAAAATACGACCAAGAAACTAAATTATCTCTCTACGCTGAATCGGGAATTGATAACTATTGGTTGTTTAATTTAGTGGCTAACTGTCTAGAAGCTTATAGCCAACCTTTTCAAATCACAGGTAAATTTGAGTATGCTAGAAAACAAGTTTATTTACCCAGTGCTGCAATTAATTTGCCTTTTTCAACTGTAACTCTCGATTTATCTAAAGTTTTTCCTTAA
- a CDS encoding MBL fold metallo-hydrolase has translation MRSNHPPSSSINMGGSELECLAYGVHHQDEGVCLLVRMGPYRILLDCGIEDISPLQATENPADLVLCSHAHADHARGLLALHQAFPNLPIYASEATTRLLPLNWQGVDAQEFCHALPWRSPIEFHNGLVVQLFPAGHLPGAAAILLTYTNAQRSYKLLYTGDFFLSNSRLVDGLALEELRGLEPDVLIIEGSYGTSRHPHRRTQENTLAERIDRAIASNHSVLMPTPTLGLGQEILMLLRSHHNFTGRDLDIWVDGSVATGCDAYLQLLPYLPASVQNFARHQPLFWDERVRPRMRRLQPNQQLPSTRPYIILTDDTKNLSQYCQPDPEAWRIFLPEKPGYSGINSLTTNLSSASIETYLLAQHSDGPGTTQLIHNLRPQDVIFIHGSPTYLADLTSLEELQNRYHLHCPSAGTLIELRIGEMFLQPPAPSETSYEGELNELDSIVTITLPDSVTTDPRWRNFADTGLLSARWQGEELVLRGLSSRELLNTTNNDIFACPNLNCCGTCKFHWGQRCWNQASPLFGFKVTPEGYCPVFERLEKPNNNFSTEIEESSEEET, from the coding sequence ATGAGGAGTAATCATCCACCCTCCTCTAGCATTAATATGGGAGGCTCGGAACTAGAATGTTTAGCTTATGGCGTTCACCATCAAGATGAAGGTGTCTGTCTATTAGTGCGAATGGGCCCGTACCGGATTTTGCTTGACTGTGGAATAGAAGATATTTCGCCGCTCCAAGCAACGGAAAACCCCGCCGACTTAGTTTTATGTAGCCATGCTCATGCCGACCATGCTAGAGGCTTATTAGCCCTACATCAAGCTTTTCCTAATTTACCTATCTATGCTAGTGAAGCCACAACGAGGTTATTACCTTTAAATTGGCAAGGTGTAGATGCTCAAGAATTTTGTCATGCTTTACCTTGGCGATCGCCTATTGAATTTCATAATGGCTTAGTTGTGCAATTGTTCCCCGCCGGACACTTACCCGGAGCGGCGGCAATTTTACTTACCTACACTAACGCCCAACGCTCTTACAAACTACTTTATACAGGGGATTTTTTCTTATCAAATTCCCGCTTAGTGGATGGATTGGCTCTAGAGGAATTACGCGGCTTAGAGCCAGATGTACTAATTATTGAAGGCAGTTATGGTACTTCTCGTCATCCCCACCGCCGCACTCAAGAAAATACTTTAGCAGAACGCATTGATCGCGCGATCGCCTCAAACCATTCTGTCTTAATGCCTACCCCAACTCTGGGCTTGGGTCAAGAAATTTTAATGTTACTTCGCAGCCACCATAATTTTACTGGACGCGACTTAGATATTTGGGTAGATGGCAGCGTCGCCACTGGTTGCGATGCCTACTTGCAACTGCTGCCTTACCTACCAGCTTCCGTACAAAACTTTGCCCGTCATCAGCCCTTATTTTGGGATGAGCGCGTTCGTCCTCGGATGCGGCGTTTACAACCTAATCAGCAGCTTCCCAGTACACGACCTTATATAATTTTGACCGATGACACCAAAAATTTAAGCCAATATTGCCAGCCAGATCCTGAAGCTTGGCGCATCTTTTTACCAGAAAAACCTGGTTATTCCGGAATAAATTCTCTGACAACTAATCTATCTTCCGCCAGTATTGAAACCTACTTACTTGCCCAACATAGTGATGGACCTGGCACTACACAACTGATTCACAACTTACGCCCTCAAGACGTAATTTTTATTCATGGCTCTCCTACTTACTTAGCGGACTTAACAAGCTTAGAGGAATTACAAAATCGCTATCATTTACATTGTCCGTCGGCGGGTACTTTGATAGAACTAAGAATTGGTGAGATGTTTTTACAACCGCCAGCGCCGTCAGAAACTAGCTATGAAGGCGAACTTAATGAATTGGATAGTATAGTCACAATTACCCTCCCCGATAGCGTTACTACTGACCCCCGTTGGCGAAACTTTGCTGATACTGGTCTGTTATCGGCGCGTTGGCAAGGAGAAGAATTAGTATTGCGGGGTTTATCCTCTCGTGAATTGCTCAATACTACTAATAACGATATCTTCGCTTGTCCTAACTTAAACTGCTGCGGTACTTGTAAATTTCACTGGGGACAACGTTGTTGGAATCAAGCTTCTCCTCTATTTGGCTTTAAAGTAACACCCGAAGGCTATTGCCCTGTCTTTGAACGCCTTGAGAAACCTAATAACAATTTTTCTACAGAAATCGAGGAGTCAAGTGAGGAAGAAACATAG
- a CDS encoding RNA ligase (ATP), whose product MSIFKVEVVKISNINSHPNADRLDISSIEGMAYQVITAKGNFKIGDLAFYFPIDSVIPDDFLDKFGIRSYYSKKLRAAKLRGIFSEGLLIPVETDFKGNIGDDVTEHFGVTKYEYPVPQNMNGDVESAIGQYKFPSPEHLKRYQDVLQIGEEVVITEKIHGTNFTVLVDEDGTHISSHNYFWENNATNKNLVYIRAYNEQNFLQNLPINTQVFGEIYGVQDIKYGLSNGKIGIAIFAVKNNGKFLDFEEFRIFCNQYSLPQVPVLYRGAYSWEAVSQFNNADSVVDEKSIMEGVVVQPVRERTHPEIGRVVLKLISDRYLLRSGGTELH is encoded by the coding sequence ATGAGTATTTTTAAAGTAGAAGTAGTTAAAATTAGTAATATTAATTCCCATCCCAATGCTGACCGACTAGACATTTCCAGTATTGAAGGTATGGCTTATCAAGTAATTACTGCTAAAGGAAATTTTAAAATTGGTGACTTGGCTTTTTATTTTCCTATTGATAGCGTCATTCCCGATGACTTTTTAGATAAATTTGGTATCCGTTCTTACTATAGTAAAAAACTCCGGGCTGCTAAACTAAGGGGCATATTTTCTGAAGGTTTACTTATTCCTGTTGAGACGGATTTCAAAGGCAATATAGGAGATGATGTTACAGAACATTTCGGCGTAACTAAGTATGAGTATCCTGTCCCTCAAAATATGAACGGGGATGTAGAATCTGCTATCGGACAATACAAGTTTCCTAGTCCCGAACATCTTAAACGCTATCAAGATGTTTTACAAATAGGGGAAGAAGTAGTAATCACAGAAAAAATTCACGGTACTAATTTCACCGTGCTAGTTGATGAAGATGGCACTCATATCAGCAGCCATAATTACTTTTGGGAAAATAATGCTACAAATAAAAACTTAGTTTATATTCGTGCTTACAACGAGCAAAATTTTTTGCAAAATCTGCCTATAAACACTCAAGTATTTGGAGAGATATATGGCGTTCAAGATATTAAATACGGCTTGTCTAACGGTAAAATAGGGATAGCTATATTTGCTGTTAAAAATAACGGCAAGTTTTTAGATTTTGAAGAATTTAGAATTTTTTGCAACCAATACTCTTTACCTCAAGTTCCTGTACTTTATAGAGGTGCTTACAGTTGGGAAGCAGTATCGCAATTTAACAATGCTGATAGCGTTGTAGATGAAAAATCGATTATGGAAGGTGTCGTAGTTCAACCTGTGAGGGAAAGAACCCACCCGGAAATTGGTCGAGTAGTATTGAAGTTAATTAGCGATCGCTATTTATTGCGTAGTGGCGGAACGGAATTACACTAA
- a CDS encoding alr0857 family protein has product MLKLTYIETGFYLEYLAKSLEEWVQGRVILALRVGESLCIEPTTASFLLPADLPGLDTLALEIRRLDLESIRLSAGDAEYLEVSIEGTWVSSKADSDEGVFVAVMSHSVEFFLLKLWQESQVSASVLSE; this is encoded by the coding sequence ATGCTGAAACTAACTTATATCGAGACTGGTTTTTATTTGGAATACTTAGCCAAATCCTTAGAGGAGTGGGTACAAGGGCGGGTAATTTTGGCGCTGCGCGTTGGCGAATCTTTGTGCATTGAACCAACTACGGCTTCGTTTTTGCTCCCTGCGGATTTGCCAGGTTTAGATACATTGGCGCTTGAAATCAGACGGCTTGATCTAGAGTCTATTCGTTTGAGTGCTGGCGATGCTGAGTATCTTGAAGTCAGTATCGAAGGTACTTGGGTAAGCTCAAAAGCTGACAGTGATGAGGGTGTGTTTGTTGCTGTAATGTCTCACTCGGTTGAGTTCTTTTTGCTGAAGTTGTGGCAAGAATCTCAAGTTAGTGCTTCGGTATTGAGCGAGTAA
- a CDS encoding RNA-guided endonuclease InsQ/TnpB family protein codes for MQKAYRYRVYPTSEQETLLRRTMGCARLVYNRALASRTEGWYERQEKVDYIKTSAMLTQWKKQEDLQFLNEVSCVPLQQGLRHLQKAFANFWAGHAKYPNFKKKHNGGSAEFTKSAFKWKDGQVWLAKCTEALPIRWSRQLPKGCEPSTITVKLDASGRFHVSLLVDTVIEPLPKSNKSIGLDMGITSLIATSNGDKIANPKHFKRRIAKLRRVQKSLSRKQKGSNNRHKQRLKVAKVHGQITDSRKDFLHKLTTQLVNENQTIVVEDLAIKNMVKNHKLALSISDASWGEFVRQLAYKCEWHGRELIKIDRWFPSSKRCGNCGHIVDKMPLNVREWDCPKCQTNHDRDINASRNILAAGLAVSVCGANIRPDRQESKRQLQKTRKGKKQKPKS; via the coding sequence ATGCAAAAAGCTTACCGTTACCGCGTTTACCCAACTTCCGAACAAGAAACCTTGTTGCGGAGAACTATGGGTTGTGCGCGTTTGGTTTACAACCGAGCGTTGGCTTCCCGGACGGAAGGTTGGTACGAAAGGCAAGAAAAGGTTGACTACATCAAAACTTCTGCCATGCTTACCCAATGGAAAAAGCAAGAAGACTTGCAATTTCTGAACGAGGTTAGCTGCGTACCTTTGCAGCAAGGACTTAGACACTTGCAAAAAGCCTTTGCAAACTTTTGGGCGGGACACGCTAAGTATCCCAACTTTAAAAAGAAGCATAATGGTGGCTCTGCTGAGTTCACTAAGTCCGCTTTTAAGTGGAAGGATGGGCAAGTATGGCTTGCCAAGTGTACTGAAGCGCTGCCGATTCGTTGGAGTAGGCAACTGCCCAAGGGATGCGAACCGTCTACCATCACGGTCAAGTTGGATGCGAGTGGGCGATTCCACGTTTCTTTGCTCGTAGACACAGTGATTGAACCATTGCCAAAATCCAATAAATCTATTGGTTTGGATATGGGGATAACTAGCTTGATTGCTACCAGTAATGGGGACAAAATCGCTAATCCCAAGCACTTTAAACGCAGAATCGCAAAGCTTAGACGAGTCCAGAAATCTTTGTCTCGTAAGCAGAAGGGGTCGAACAATCGACATAAGCAAAGGCTCAAAGTAGCCAAAGTACATGGACAAATAACTGATAGTCGCAAAGACTTTTTGCATAAGCTAACTACTCAACTGGTGAACGAAAACCAAACCATCGTGGTTGAGGATTTGGCAATCAAAAACATGGTCAAAAACCATAAATTGGCGCTCTCGATTAGCGATGCTAGTTGGGGTGAATTTGTCCGCCAGCTTGCTTACAAGTGCGAGTGGCACGGGCGAGAACTGATTAAAATTGACCGATGGTTTCCTTCCTCCAAAAGGTGCGGAAACTGTGGGCATATAGTAGACAAAATGCCGTTGAATGTACGTGAGTGGGATTGTCCTAAGTGTCAAACTAACCATGACCGTGATATCAACGCGAGTAGGAATATACTTGCCGCAGGGCTTGCGGTGTCAGTCTGTGGAGCGAACATAAGACCCGATAGGCAAGAGTCTAAAAGGCAGTTGCAAAAAACCCGAAAGGGAAAGAAACAGAAACCTAAGTCGTGA